The following proteins are encoded in a genomic region of Nocardioides renjunii:
- a CDS encoding DUF3180 domain-containing protein: protein MSQPGPDDEPTEPHGSLRPTSARALTTCAVVGLVLGWGIHPLMVRVGGSAPLVSWSQALALVLVALIMSFLAWHTWQTVQVRGERLEPHQAVNRLVLARACALGGTLVGAGYVGYAVSWLGDDSQYADRWILRALVAAVAGAVVALASLALERACRTDGGRPQA, encoded by the coding sequence GTGAGCCAGCCCGGACCGGACGACGAGCCGACGGAGCCACACGGGTCGCTGCGTCCGACGTCGGCGCGGGCGCTGACGACCTGCGCCGTGGTCGGGCTGGTCCTCGGGTGGGGGATCCACCCGCTGATGGTCCGCGTCGGTGGCAGCGCGCCGCTGGTCTCGTGGTCCCAGGCCCTCGCGCTGGTCCTCGTCGCGCTCATCATGTCGTTCCTCGCGTGGCACACCTGGCAGACGGTCCAGGTGCGCGGCGAGCGGCTCGAGCCGCACCAGGCGGTCAACCGCCTCGTCCTGGCCCGGGCGTGCGCGCTCGGTGGCACGCTGGTGGGCGCCGGCTACGTCGGCTACGCCGTCAGCTGGCTGGGTGACGACTCGCAGTACGCCGACCGCTGGATCCTGCGCGCCCTGGTGGCGGCGGTCGCCGGCGCGGTCGTGGCCCTCGCCTCACTGGCCCTCGAGCGTGCGTGTCGCACGGACGGGGGCCGGCCGCAGGCCTAG
- the folK gene encoding 2-amino-4-hydroxy-6-hydroxymethyldihydropteridine diphosphokinase: protein MTETPNPNLVDADSLTGEMHPIRRVVVALGSNLGERLSSLQGAVDALADTPDFFVTGVSPVYETAPVDSPDGSGPYLNAVVLADTTLPAARLMERALAIEDAYERERTHVRNAPRTLDVDLVVVGDRRSDEDFLRLPHPRAHERAFVLQPWHDLEPDAVFPDRGPIADLLMAADSTGVKKRDDLTLEVE from the coding sequence ATGACTGAGACACCCAATCCCAACCTCGTGGATGCCGACTCCCTCACCGGAGAGATGCACCCGATCCGCCGGGTGGTGGTCGCTCTCGGATCCAACCTCGGTGAGCGGCTGTCGTCCCTGCAGGGAGCGGTGGACGCGCTCGCCGACACCCCCGACTTCTTCGTCACCGGCGTCTCGCCGGTCTACGAGACCGCCCCGGTCGACTCGCCCGACGGCTCCGGTCCCTACCTCAACGCGGTCGTCCTCGCCGACACCACGCTGCCTGCCGCGCGCCTGATGGAGCGCGCGCTGGCGATCGAGGACGCCTACGAGCGCGAGCGCACCCACGTCCGCAACGCCCCCCGGACGCTCGACGTCGACCTCGTCGTGGTCGGCGACCGCCGCTCCGACGAGGACTTCCTCCGCCTGCCGCACCCGCGCGCCCACGAGCGGGCGTTCGTGTTGCAGCCCTGGCACGACCTCGAGCCCGACGCCGTCTTCCCCGACCGCGGCCCCATCGCCGACCTGCTGATGGCGGCGGACTCGACGGGAGTCAAGAAGCGCGACGACCTCACGCTCGAGGTCGAGTGA